The genomic window TGGCCGTGGGGTTGGTGTCGCCATGCGTCAGCCAACCCCAAGCAGCCACCGCAGCGTCTCAGCGTTCCGCACGGCATTGCCGCCGCCGTCGTTGTTGAAGTAGGCGTACACGTCCTTGCCCGCGCCGGCCCATTCGCGGATCCGGTCCGCCCACCACCGAAGGTCGTCATCGGAGTAGGAGCCGCCGTAAAGGTGCTCGTGGTCCGGGCCGTGAAGCCGTATGTACACAAACGGTGCGGTGGCGCGGAGGATGCAGGGCAGATTGGCGCCACTCATGATGCAGTAGGCAGCGCCATGCCGCTCCAGCAGCGCATACACCTCCGGATGGTCCCAACTGTCGTGGCGGAACTCGACGGCTACCCGGATCCAATGGGGCAATGCGGCCAGGAAGTAGTCGAGCCTCGCATGGTCACGGGCAAATCCCGGTGGCAGCTGGACCAAGAGCACGGCCCGCTTGTCACCGAGCTCATGCCAGCAGCGGGTAATCCGTT from Arthrobacter sp. StoSoilB20 includes these protein-coding regions:
- a CDS encoding DUF72 domain-containing protein, with amino-acid sequence MAIHIGTSGWSYDHWENVLYPPGLPASKRLALYTARFKTVELNASFYRWPRETTFAGWRERLPPGFAMSVKAPRGLTHAKKLYSPEVWVERITRCWHELGDKRAVLLVQLPPGFARDHARLDYFLAALPHWIRVAVEFRHDSWDHPEVYALLERHGAAYCIMSGANLPCILRATAPFVYIRLHGPDHEHLYGGSYSDDDLRWWADRIREWAGAGKDVYAYFNNDGGGNAVRNAETLRWLLGVG